In the genome of Arvicola amphibius chromosome 2, mArvAmp1.2, whole genome shotgun sequence, the window CAAAGCACAGTCGGAGGCTCGGAAGCAGATGAGcaaggaagaaaaattgaaaatcaaagaagaaaatgaaaaattattgaaAGAATATGGCTTTTGTGTTATGGATAATCATAGAGAACGGATTGCCAACTTCAAGATAGAGCCTCCAGGGCTTTTCCGTGGCCGGGGTAACCATCCCAAGATGGGCATGCTGAAGAGAACAATCATGCCTGAGGACATCATTATCAACTGTAGCAAAGATGCCAaggttccttctcctcctccaggacATAAATGGAAAGAAGTCCGACATGATAACAAGGTTACTTGGCTGGTCTCCTGGACAGAGAATATCCAGGGTTCTATTAAATACATCATGCTGAATCCCAGTTCACGAATCAAGGGTGAGAAAGACTGGCAGAAATACGAGACTGCTCGACGGCTGAAGAAATGTTTGGACAAGATCCGAAATCAGTATCGGGAAGACTGGAAGTCCAAAGAGATGAAAGTTCGGCAGAGAGCTGTAGCACTGTACTTCATTGATAAGCTTGCTCTGAGAGCAGGcaatgagaaggaggaaggagaaacagcagaCACTGTGGGTTGCTGTTCACTTAGAGTGGAACACATCAATCTACACCCGGAATTGGATGGTCAGGAATATGTGGTGGAATTTGACTTTCCTGGAAAGGACTCAATCAGATACTATAATAAAGTCCCAGTTGAGAAAAGAGTTTTTAAGAACTTACAACTATTTATGGAGAACAAGCAGCCCGAGGATGATCTTTTTGATCGACTTAATACTGGCATTCTAAATAAGCACCTTCAGGATCTCATGGAAGGTTTGACCGCTAAGGTGTTCCGTACATACAATGCGTCCATCACGCTACAACAGCAGCTTAAAGAGCTCACAGTCCCTGATGATAATGTACCAGCAAAGATTCTTATAACCGTGCCAATCGAGCTGTTGCAATTCTTTGTAACCACCAGAGGGCGCCACCAAAGACCTTTGAGAAGTCAATGATGAACTTGCAGTCTAAGATTGATGCCAAGAAAGACCAGCTAGCAGATGCTCGAAGGGACCTGAAAAGTGCTAAGGCTGATGCCAAAGTCATGAAGGATGCAAAGACCAAGAAGGTTGTAGAATCAAAAAAGAAGGCTGTACAGAGACTAGAAGAGCAGCTGATGAAGCTGGAAGTTCAAGCCACAGATCGAGAAGAGAATAAACAAATTGCCTTGGGAACTTCCAAACTTAATT includes:
- the LOC119807007 gene encoding LOW QUALITY PROTEIN: DNA topoisomerase 1-like (The sequence of the model RefSeq protein was modified relative to this genomic sequence to represent the inferred CDS: inserted 1 base in 1 codon); amino-acid sequence: MSRDHLHNDSQIEADFRLNDSHKHKDKHKDREHRHKEHKKDKEKSKHSNSEHKDSEKKHKEKEKTKHKDGSSEKHKDKHKDRDKEKRKEEKIRAAGDAKIKKEKENGFSSPPRIKDEPEDDSYFASPKEDIKPLKRPRDEDDADYKPKKIKTEDIKKEKKRKLEEEEDGKLKKPKNKDKDKKVAESDNKKKKPKKEEEQKWKWWEEERYPEGIKWKFLEHKGPVFAPPYEPLPEGVKFYYDGKVMKLSPKAEEVATFFAKMLDHEYTTKEIFRKNFFKDWRKETTNDEKNTITNLSKCDFTQMSQYFKAQSEARKQMSKEEKLKIKEENEKLLKEYGFCVMDNHRERIANFKIEPPGLFRGRGNHPKMGMLKRTIMPEDIIINCSKDAKVPSPPPGHKWKEVRHDNKVTWLVSWTENIQGSIKYIMLNPSSRIKGEKDWQKYETARRLKKCLDKIRNQYREDWKSKEMKVRQRAVALYFIDKLALRAGNEKEEGETADTVGCCSLRVEHINLHPELDGQEYVVEFDFPGKDSIRYYNKVPVEKRVFKNLQLFMENKQPEDDLFDRLNTGILNKHLQDLMEGLTAKVFRTYNASITLQQQLKELTVPDDNVPAKIXYNRANRAVAILCNHQRAPPKTFEKSMMNLQSKIDAKKDQLADARRDLKSAKADAKVMKDAKTKKVVESKKKAVQRLEEQLMKLEVQATDREENKQIALGTSKLNYLDPRITVAWCKKWGVPIEKIYNKTQREKFAWAIDMTDEDYEF